CTATTTTGTTCATACATTTCTCCATGATGGATATGCACTATAAAGATGTGGCCAGCAACTGCTGCACAAAGGCGAAAATCACGAACATGACGGCGTAGACAAGAAAAAAGGGCACGATGTCCTTGAAGAAATGATTGCCTTGAAAATTCATAATTCGCAGACCGCTGAAATAAATGGCGAGATGCCGGAAAGCGAAAAAATCCAGAACACGCGATCATGAGGATACATAAGCGGTCTGGATTTTTTCGCTGGCGCAACAGATCGCCTTTTGGGCAGCCTGCTCACGGCCTATGCACCACCCCAGTCGCGGCAGAGATCGAGATACATGTGCATGGCGGCGTCGATCTGCCGGACTTCGCAGTGTTCGTCCGTGCGATGGGCCAAGCCCGGATCGCCCGGGCCGAGGATGATTATGGGCATGTTCGGCAGGGCCTGACGAAAGGCGGAAGCGTCGGTGAAGAACTGCACGGTCTCGATACCCGGAGCGGTGTTCAGATGCCCGCGCAGCAATTCGAAGCTGCGGCGCACCCAGGGGTCGTCAGCCTCGGTCCAAACAGCCGGAATATCCAGCAGCGTGTCAAATTCCACGTCCGGTCCCGCTGTCCGGGCCAGACGCGCGATCAACTCCTGTCCGGTCATGCCGGGCAGGGTGCGCAGATCCATGGTGAAGATCGCCTTGTCGGGCACGGAGTTGGTGTTCTGCCCGGCGCACAGGGTGTTTATGCTCATGGTCGCCGGACCGAGATGCACATGAGGCGCCTGGCCCAACTCCATGGCCCGCAGACGCGCGATAGCGTCAACGGCCTTGTACAGGGCATTATCCCCCAGTTCGGGCATTGAACCATGAGCCGTTTTGCCCGCAGTGCGTCCCTGCAGCCACAGGGCGCCCTTGTGCCCCAACAGAGGCCGGTTGCGACTCGGCTCGCAGACCACCATGGCGCCGGGACGTCCCAGCAACTCCGGGTTTGCGGCCAGGCGAAAGGAACCCTGACATCCTGTTTCCTCGCCGCCACAGACAAAAAGGGCGACCTCCCCCGGTACCTTCTCCGCAGCAGCGGCCATGGCTGCGCAGCACATGGCTGCGATGCCACTCTTCATGTCGCTGGCTCCACGGCCATAAAGCAACCCGTCATGAACTTCCGCGCCAAAGGGCGGCCGGATCCAGGCTGCATTGCCAAGGGGCACGGTATCGATGTGCCCGGCAAAACACAGGGACGTGTCCGTCGCCCCACGGTTATACCGGGCCACGAGACTGCCCCGCCCCTCCCCAAACAGATCCAGAGTCACCTCGAACCCGGCATCCCCCAGGAGACTTTCGAGATGACGCAGAGCCTTCTCTTCGCCCCCCGGAGGATTGCAGGTGTCGATGCCGATGAGTTCGCGGGTCAGCCGGAGCGGATCCATCACGCCTCCCCGAGCACCACGAAGTGAGCTTCGGTGGGCTTGCAGGCCTCGCCGTTGATCGGAATGATATCCTGGGGACAGGCCGACATGGCCACCACACAGTCGATGGCAGCTTCCAGCACCACATAGTCACCAGGCTTGGAGACAGGGGGCAGCCACACTATGGCGTTGTCTTTGGCGGGCGTGTTCATCCACAGGTTCAGAGGACTTGGGCAAGTCGGCGCGCTTACTCCAAGTTCGCGCAGGGCTGCGTACATGTTGTCCTGGCAGTTGTCGTGGTATTCCGTAACCCCGAGACCGATATAGCGGTATATGTCACAGGCCGCGATGAGGGTGTCGTGCACGCCCGGGGAGGTGTCTTCCACGAACTGCAGCATGGGACGGCGACGGTTGGAAACCAGCGTGTCGCCGGCCGCCGGGATGACCTTGTCCAGATAGGCGCGGGTATGCTGCATGGAGAGATATTCGCTGGGATCATGGGGATTGAAGGCCCAGGTATCAACGATCTGTGCGCCATGGGTGTTGATGATCTTGATCCGCTGTCCGGCCTTGACCAAGGCGGCCTTGCCGGAACGGGCGGGAATGGTGACGAGTTGCTCGGACATGATAATCTCCTGTTATTGTTCTGGAAGGTTGCACGGTTCCAGGTTAGCTGTTGGTCCTTCGATTCCAAGAACTCAGAAACGTGGCCAGTCTCGGACTCTCCGGAGCGTTGAAAAGTGTCTTTGGGTCGCCCTGTTCGACGATCTTGCCATCCTCCATGAAGACGACGCGGTCGGCCACATCCATGGCGAAGCCCATTTCATGGGTAACGATGACCATGGTCATGCCCTCGGCCGCCAGGGAGCGCATCACGGCCAGCACGTCGCCGACCAGTTCCGGGTCCAGGGCGCTGGTCGGTTCGTCGAAGAGCATGATGGACGGGTCCATGGCCAGGGCACGAGCGATGGCCACCCGCTGCTGCTGGCCTCCGGAGAGATTTGCCGGATAGCTGTCCAGCTTGTCCCCCAGCCCGACCTTCTCCAGCATGGCCTTGCCTTTGGCTTCGGCCTTGTCCCTGGGCCTGAGCTTGACCGAGCGCAGAGCCTCGGTAACGTTCTCAAGCACGTTCATGTGCGGCCACAGGTTGAAATGCTGGAAGACCATGCCCAGATCGCGTCGCGACTCGAGCACCCTTGCCGCAGGGGCCTTGCGCAGGGTGCCGTCATACATCTTGACGAACCCCATGGGTTCTTCGTTGATCTTCACCAGGCCCTGCTCATAGCTCTCCAGGAAATTGATACAGCGCAGCAGCGTGCTCTTGCCCGACCCCGAGGGACCAATGAGGCAGACCACCTCGGACTGGTAGATGTCGAGGTCGATGCCCTTGAGCACTTCCAGATTGCCGAAGCGCTTGTGCAGGTTCGTGATGTTGATGACAGGGGGAATGTTCGTGCGTGCCAGGCTCATGACGTCCTCCCGGCGGATGAAGTGATATGGCGATTCATGCGGGTTTCCAGGAGCCTGCCCAGGCGCGAAAGCCCTTCCACCAGCGCCCAGTAGAGCAGCGCCAGCACGAGCAGCGGCTCGGCGATGGTGAAGGTCTCGTTGATTATTTTCGAGGTCTGCTTTGTCAGTTCCGGCACGGTGATGACGGACAGCACAGCGGAGTCCTTGATCAGGATGATGGACTGGTTGACCAGGGGCGGCAGCACCAGGGCGGTCATCTGCGGCAGCTTGATACGCCACAGGACTCTGGAGGGAGAGATGCCCAGACACTCCGCCGCCTCGATCTGCCCTTTGGGTACCGCCTCGAATCCGCTGCGGAAGATTTCCGCGTAGTAGGCAGCACCGTAGAGGGCCAGTCCGACCACACCTGCGGTGACGGGACTGAGCAGCAGCCCGAAGTGCGGGCCTGCGTAGTAGATAAGAAAGATCTGGATCAGAATGGGTGATCCTCGAAAAAACTCCACGTAAATCCGGCACGGCATGCGCATCCAGGACAGCTCCTGGCGGACGAGTTCGATGACGAGCCCAAGCACAAGGCCCAAGGCGATGCTGAGGGCGCATATATACATGGTCGTCCACAACCCGCCGAGGATGGCGCCCTGATATGCTTCGAGAACGGAAAAATTCATGCCGTCACCCTCCCCCCGTGATAGAATTTCCTGCGCGCCGTATCGCTTGCAACCGAGATGGCGATGCTCATGAGGATGTAGAGAAGCGCGGCAGTGAGATAGAGTTCCGTGGGGCGATAGGTGTTGGACACGATCTGCTGGCTGGTCCGCAGCAGCTCCACCACGGTGATGGAGGACG
The Deltaproteobacteria bacterium HGW-Deltaproteobacteria-18 genome window above contains:
- a CDS encoding peptidase M20; the protein is MDPLRLTRELIGIDTCNPPGGEEKALRHLESLLGDAGFEVTLDLFGEGRGSLVARYNRGATDTSLCFAGHIDTVPLGNAAWIRPPFGAEVHDGLLYGRGASDMKSGIAAMCCAAMAAAAEKVPGEVALFVCGGEETGCQGSFRLAANPELLGRPGAMVVCEPSRNRPLLGHKGALWLQGRTAGKTAHGSMPELGDNALYKAVDAIARLRAMELGQAPHVHLGPATMSINTLCAGQNTNSVPDKAIFTMDLRTLPGMTGQELIARLARTAGPDVEFDTLLDIPAVWTEADDPWVRRSFELLRGHLNTAPGIETVQFFTDASAFRQALPNMPIIILGPGDPGLAHRTDEHCEVRQIDAAMHMYLDLCRDWGGA
- a CDS encoding aminomethyltransferase, whose translation is MSEQLVTIPARSGKAALVKAGQRIKIINTHGAQIVDTWAFNPHDPSEYLSMQHTRAYLDKVIPAAGDTLVSNRRRPMLQFVEDTSPGVHDTLIAACDIYRYIGLGVTEYHDNCQDNMYAALRELGVSAPTCPSPLNLWMNTPAKDNAIVWLPPVSKPGDYVVLEAAIDCVVAMSACPQDIIPINGEACKPTEAHFVVLGEA
- a CDS encoding ATP-binding protein — encoded protein: MSLARTNIPPVINITNLHKRFGNLEVLKGIDLDIYQSEVVCLIGPSGSGKSTLLRCINFLESYEQGLVKINEEPMGFVKMYDGTLRKAPAARVLESRRDLGMVFQHFNLWPHMNVLENVTEALRSVKLRPRDKAEAKGKAMLEKVGLGDKLDSYPANLSGGQQQRVAIARALAMDPSIMLFDEPTSALDPELVGDVLAVMRSLAAEGMTMVIVTHEMGFAMDVADRVVFMEDGKIVEQGDPKTLFNAPESPRLATFLSSWNRRTNS
- a CDS encoding amino acid ABC transporter permease; the protein is MNFSVLEAYQGAILGGLWTTMYICALSIALGLVLGLVIELVRQELSWMRMPCRIYVEFFRGSPILIQIFLIYYAGPHFGLLLSPVTAGVVGLALYGAAYYAEIFRSGFEAVPKGQIEAAECLGISPSRVLWRIKLPQMTALVLPPLVNQSIILIKDSAVLSVITVPELTKQTSKIINETFTIAEPLLVLALLYWALVEGLSRLGRLLETRMNRHITSSAGRTS